The following are encoded together in the Cyanobacterium aponinum PCC 10605 genome:
- a CDS encoding Tic20 family protein, which produces MNWRTSSTDWKDRLFASLVYLFPLYYALEFGSFLFGQFPFLQLIIIPLYPLILINQIPFGGFILFIVLFAAVVRNARISHFIRFNTMQAILIDILLILVGLVFNVIFRGLGTSLLTETISNALFLGTLVACGYGIFQSASGKYAEMPTISEAAYSQVPW; this is translated from the coding sequence ATGAATTGGCGAACCTCATCTACTGACTGGAAAGATAGACTTTTTGCATCTCTTGTTTATCTTTTCCCTCTTTACTACGCCCTAGAGTTTGGCAGTTTTTTATTTGGACAATTCCCTTTTTTACAATTAATTATCATACCTCTTTATCCTCTAATTTTGATCAATCAAATACCCTTTGGCGGTTTTATTCTATTTATTGTTTTATTTGCCGCCGTGGTGCGAAATGCCCGTATCAGTCATTTTATTCGCTTTAATACCATGCAGGCAATTTTAATCGATATTCTACTGATTCTCGTCGGTTTGGTTTTCAATGTCATTTTTAGAGGTTTAGGCACATCCTTGCTCACAGAAACTATCTCTAATGCACTATTTTTAGGTACTCTGGTAGCCTGTGGCTATGGTATTTTCCAGTCTGCTTCAGGTAAATATGCAGAAATGCCTACTATATCTGAAGCCGCCTATTCTCAAGTACCTTGGTAA
- a CDS encoding DUF3318 domain-containing protein produces the protein MTSYTTSSARAEMNELRRLKTLLPPELQSWVMIEASTEVNPPLVRTEELGKDEVEIQIDLAKWENLAIDQRNLLFWHEVARIQNDTIPKEGWEMAALAIGLGGAVGELWVQDGLLLLLALALCGISGYRLWQKNNGEKNLKEAIEADEKAIQIATRFGYTLKNAYQSLGSAFKTLIEQTPNRSQRKKYEERLQALRRSAAKAKQQKTPEGGNQPLKTPSVRSRSSARMKNI, from the coding sequence ATGACTTCTTATACAACTTCCTCTGCAAGGGCTGAAATGAATGAACTGAGAAGGTTGAAAACGTTACTACCGCCTGAGTTACAAAGTTGGGTGATGATTGAAGCCTCTACAGAAGTCAATCCTCCTTTAGTTCGCACAGAAGAATTAGGGAAGGATGAGGTAGAAATTCAAATTGATTTGGCAAAATGGGAAAACTTAGCGATAGATCAACGTAATCTCTTATTCTGGCATGAAGTAGCCCGAATTCAAAATGATACGATTCCCAAAGAAGGATGGGAAATGGCGGCGTTAGCTATTGGTTTAGGCGGTGCTGTAGGGGAGTTATGGGTACAAGATGGTTTATTGTTGCTTTTAGCTTTGGCTTTGTGTGGTATTTCTGGTTATCGTCTCTGGCAGAAAAATAATGGGGAGAAAAACCTAAAAGAAGCTATTGAAGCCGATGAAAAAGCGATTCAAATTGCCACTCGTTTCGGATACACCTTAAAAAATGCCTATCAAAGTCTAGGAAGTGCTTTTAAAACTTTAATAGAGCAAACTCCTAACCGTAGTCAACGCAAGAAATATGAGGAGCGTTTACAGGCTTTAAGACGTAGTGCGGCAAAAGCAAAACAACAGAAGACTCCAGAAGGCGGTAATCAACCCCTGAAAACCCCCTCCGTGCGATCGCGCTCTAGTGCCAGAATGAAAAACATTTAA
- a CDS encoding YkvA family protein, producing the protein MKITPQAIYSLYSNAIRNPKYRNWIILGTLIYVLSPIDISPDIFPLAGQIDDFLLLSIMAIEVTQMVFNSQKKEEEKPTEKTVDVDAVSVE; encoded by the coding sequence ATGAAAATTACCCCTCAAGCAATTTATAGTCTTTATAGCAATGCTATTCGTAACCCTAAATATCGTAATTGGATTATTCTTGGCACATTAATTTATGTTTTAAGTCCTATTGATATTTCCCCCGATATATTCCCCTTGGCAGGACAAATTGATGATTTTTTACTACTATCAATAATGGCGATCGAAGTTACCCAAATGGTGTTTAATAGTCAGAAAAAAGAAGAAGAAAAACCAACAGAAAAAACTGTCGATGTGGATGCAGTTTCAGTGGAATAA
- a CDS encoding fumarylacetoacetate hydrolase family protein — MAQRYVRVKTITGQTYYGRLQLNRTVEVLDAPPWLNGKVTDLILQESDYRLLPPCAPSKIVAVGKNYSAHAAEMGSDIPKEPLIFLKPPSAIIAHEQAVIYPKQSQRVDFEGELALIIGDRTKNCSIEDAKDKIWGYTIANDVTARDLQKKDGQWSRAKGFDTFCPLGPWIVRELTSGARIQTYINEDENEPKQSALLSDMVFSPEELVAYISQIMTLLPGDVILTGTPEGIAPLQVGDSVTVEIESIGKLTNFIEASPTE, encoded by the coding sequence ATGGCACAACGTTATGTCAGGGTAAAAACCATTACTGGACAAACCTATTATGGTCGATTACAACTGAATCGTACTGTAGAAGTTTTAGATGCTCCACCATGGTTAAATGGAAAAGTAACAGATTTAATCTTACAAGAATCCGATTATCGGTTACTGCCCCCCTGTGCTCCCTCTAAAATTGTGGCTGTGGGCAAAAACTATTCTGCTCATGCGGCAGAAATGGGTTCAGATATACCAAAAGAACCTCTGATTTTTCTTAAGCCCCCTTCTGCTATTATTGCTCATGAACAGGCGGTTATTTATCCTAAACAGTCTCAAAGAGTTGATTTTGAGGGAGAGTTGGCTTTAATTATAGGCGATCGCACCAAAAATTGTAGTATTGAAGATGCAAAAGATAAAATTTGGGGTTATACCATTGCCAATGATGTAACGGCTAGAGATTTACAGAAAAAAGATGGACAGTGGAGTAGAGCGAAAGGATTTGACACATTTTGCCCTCTAGGTCCTTGGATTGTGCGAGAATTGACTTCAGGAGCAAGAATACAAACATATATCAATGAAGATGAAAACGAGCCGAAGCAATCCGCTTTATTATCTGATATGGTTTTTTCACCTGAAGAATTAGTTGCTTATATTTCTCAAATTATGACTCTATTGCCCGGAGACGTGATTTTAACAGGTACTCCAGAAGGCATTGCCCCTCTACAAGTGGGAGATTCAGTAACAGTAGAAATTGAAAGTATTGGCAAGTTAACCAACTTTATTGAAGCTAGTCCAACGGAGTGA
- a CDS encoding glycosyltransferase family protein, with product MNIALPYFKNLWTHHRNVVPISEPQIKINQYFAVKKEQIFPKKLKIVLYSHDTMGLGHKRRNQLIAQTLEESGISGNILIISGIGEGNQFFSSSAIDYLTLPALYKSSDGEYRARHFDMSLKQIIKMRSQIILTAMKNFQPDVFIVDNVPRGAINELNPILKYLRKKTKTKCILGLRDILDDPDVIKNSWQKNNYEDAIRKYYDQVWIYGDEQIYDSIQEYTFSPDIASKLHYTGYLDQTARIQWYQKHHHKTDLHFPSNSLALCMVGGGQDGGNLALAFAQSKLPKNTYGIIVTGPMMPPSVRQQIQEYCEMPSQNGAVRSNLQVLEYVNEPTLLLKKADWVVSMGGYNSTCEILSFQKRALIVPRITPRKEQLIRTEILNKLGFVDMLHPQQLSADALSQWFRQEKKHHPQTVNIDLDGLKKIPQLITEIVKKKKNSAKILLKT from the coding sequence ATGAATATTGCCCTACCTTATTTTAAGAATTTATGGACACATCATCGTAATGTTGTTCCGATTTCCGAACCTCAAATTAAGATTAATCAATATTTTGCTGTTAAAAAAGAACAAATATTTCCTAAAAAATTAAAAATAGTTCTTTATTCTCATGACACGATGGGTTTAGGGCATAAAAGAAGAAATCAGCTAATCGCTCAAACTTTAGAAGAATCCGGTATTTCTGGCAATATTTTAATAATTAGTGGTATAGGAGAGGGTAATCAGTTTTTTTCTTCTTCTGCTATTGATTACTTAACTCTTCCTGCCTTATATAAGTCTAGTGATGGGGAATATCGGGCTAGGCATTTTGATATGTCTTTGAAACAAATTATTAAGATGCGATCGCAAATTATTTTAACAGCAATGAAGAATTTTCAACCAGATGTTTTTATTGTTGACAATGTGCCTAGGGGTGCAATCAATGAGTTGAATCCTATCCTTAAATATCTAAGAAAAAAGACAAAAACTAAATGTATTCTGGGTTTAAGAGATATTTTAGATGATCCTGATGTTATTAAAAATAGTTGGCAAAAAAATAATTATGAAGATGCCATTCGCAAATATTATGATCAAGTATGGATTTATGGGGATGAGCAAATTTATGACTCGATACAAGAATATACTTTTAGTCCTGATATAGCCAGTAAGTTGCACTATACAGGTTATTTAGATCAAACTGCTCGTATTCAATGGTATCAAAAACATCATCATAAAACAGATTTACATTTTCCGTCAAACTCTCTCGCTTTATGTATGGTGGGAGGAGGGCAAGACGGTGGAAATTTAGCTTTAGCTTTTGCTCAAAGTAAGTTACCAAAAAATACTTATGGTATTATTGTCACAGGTCCCATGATGCCTCCTTCTGTGCGGCAACAAATTCAGGAATATTGTGAAATGCCATCGCAAAATGGTGCAGTGCGATCGAATCTACAGGTATTAGAATATGTTAATGAACCCACCTTATTACTAAAAAAAGCCGATTGGGTAGTGTCAATGGGAGGATATAATAGCACCTGCGAAATACTTTCTTTTCAAAAACGGGCTTTAATAGTGCCACGAATTACCCCCCGCAAGGAACAATTAATTAGGACAGAAATACTAAACAAACTAGGTTTTGTCGATATGTTGCACCCCCAACAATTGAGTGCCGATGCCTTAAGTCAGTGGTTTAGACAAGAAAAAAAACACCATCCACAAACAGTAAATATAGATTTAGATGGGTTAAAAAAAATTCCGCAATTAATCACAGAAATTGTTAAAAAGAAGAAAAATTCTGCCAAAATTCTCTTAAAAACTTGA
- a CDS encoding hydroxysqualene dehydroxylase, with translation MDRNKKIIVIGAGWAGLGATYHLVKQGFDVTLLEASSHAGGLVAGWKTAQGKSVEAGIHGFWYPYRNIFHLVKELNLEPFTAFTQSNQYSPYGLETTSPIFQNQPYLPSPLGTFVYPQFHRLPLCDRISALPLMYAVIDFDNSEEAWRRYDKITARELFRQYGVSSRLYHESFEPMLLVGLFAPGEQCSAAAALGMLYYFILAHQPDFDVVWCRGTVGEKIFQPWIEEIEKLGGKVVTNQRVTDILVDERGLATGVVCSDNVYEADSIISGVSVSGIKKIVSSSKSLNRYQQFRNLNNLGGIDVLAVRLWFDKKVNIPQPSNACFGFDRTTGWTFFDLNALHDQYQGEKGSVVEVDFYHANQFLSMTDDAIVERVHQYLKTCLPEFAMAEIIDSSVIRIPQGVTHFAPGSYQHLLKVQTAIPNLFMSGDWIITNHGSWSQEKAYVTGLEAANKVIEYFHQGKQADIIPVQKDEPHIEIARIINKNLRQVTEGFFPNFSL, from the coding sequence ATGGACAGAAATAAGAAAATCATCGTTATAGGTGCAGGATGGGCAGGTTTAGGGGCAACTTATCACCTTGTTAAACAAGGTTTTGATGTTACTTTACTAGAAGCCTCCTCCCATGCAGGAGGATTAGTAGCTGGTTGGAAAACCGCACAGGGTAAGAGTGTAGAAGCTGGAATACACGGCTTTTGGTATCCCTACCGTAATATTTTCCATCTGGTGAAAGAACTAAATTTAGAGCCTTTTACCGCCTTTACTCAATCTAATCAATATTCTCCCTACGGCTTAGAAACCACTTCCCCTATTTTTCAAAATCAACCCTATTTGCCCTCCCCTTTAGGTACTTTTGTCTATCCCCAATTCCATCGTTTACCATTGTGCGATCGCATCTCTGCGTTACCTTTGATGTATGCAGTAATAGATTTTGATAATTCAGAAGAAGCATGGAGAAGATACGATAAAATCACCGCAAGGGAGTTATTTAGACAATACGGAGTCTCATCCCGTTTATATCATGAATCCTTTGAACCAATGTTGTTGGTAGGTTTGTTTGCACCCGGAGAGCAGTGTAGCGCGGCGGCGGCGTTGGGGATGTTGTATTATTTTATCTTGGCACATCAGCCCGATTTTGATGTGGTTTGGTGTCGTGGCACAGTGGGAGAGAAAATTTTTCAACCTTGGATAGAGGAAATTGAGAAATTAGGAGGAAAAGTCGTCACGAATCAGAGAGTAACCGATATTCTAGTTGACGAGCGGGGGTTAGCCACTGGGGTAGTTTGTTCTGATAACGTCTATGAAGCTGATAGTATTATTTCTGGGGTAAGTGTTTCGGGTATCAAAAAAATCGTTAGCAGTAGTAAGTCTCTTAACCGTTATCAGCAGTTTAGAAACCTTAATAACTTAGGTGGCATCGATGTTTTAGCCGTCAGACTGTGGTTTGATAAAAAAGTGAATATTCCTCAACCTTCTAACGCTTGTTTTGGGTTCGATCGCACTACGGGTTGGACATTCTTCGATCTTAATGCTCTTCATGATCAATATCAAGGGGAAAAAGGAAGCGTTGTAGAAGTAGATTTTTACCACGCCAATCAGTTTTTATCTATGACAGATGATGCCATTGTTGAAAGAGTACATCAATATTTAAAAACTTGTTTACCAGAATTTGCGATGGCAGAAATTATCGATAGTAGCGTCATTAGGATACCTCAAGGAGTGACTCATTTTGCTCCCGGTAGCTATCAACACCTTTTAAAAGTGCAAACAGCTATTCCTAATTTATTTATGAGTGGTGATTGGATTATAACTAATCATGGTTCTTGGTCACAGGAAAAAGCCTATGTAACAGGTTTAGAAGCGGCAAATAAAGTAATAGAATATTTCCATCAGGGTAAACAAGCTGATATTATCCCTGTTCAAAAAGACGAACCTCATATAGAAATAGCTCGTATAATAAATAAAAATCTACGTCAAGTAACGGAAGGCTTTTTTCCTAATTTTTCTCTTTAG